The sequence CCTTACCCTGAGTTTATATGTAACATCCTTGTGGCAAGTAGAGTAAGTTGACAGTAATGGCCTACATATTCCACTTCCAAAAACTTGGCTTTTGTGGAAGGtggccacattttaatgtccaacTTTGTAATCCAATGGAAGTGACACAGGTGCCATCACTTTGGGTCTTTGTTTTCCATATAAGAGACAACTTATTTACATCAGTTCACTTGAGTAACATGCCAGAGGTTTGAAGATTTGTCCATTCTCCATCTTGTGGTAAAACTGCTGTCTACTGATGTAGCCAGAGTAGTATAATCCACACACAAATGCATCactgggagagaatgtggcagaaatGATGGTTGTGTACCTttggcattgtttttttttttttttttttaacccaaaGCAGTTAACACAAGTTACCGCCCAGCTCATCTATTGATGTCCTGTACTCATCTTGTAAGCACTATCACTTGTACTGAAGTGTCTTGCGAATGGTCCTCCACAGATAGTACCTCCTCGGAGGCTCAGCAAAGTCGTCCTCTAGGTAGTGCTGCTGACTGCCCTCCTGCTTTTTCCTCTTGTGACCCGGAAGCACGAGTGTGCCCCCGAGATTACGCTTGGCGCCGAGTGTGGCCCCCCGGTTGAGGATCATGGGCGAACGCGCCCGGGCACGGCGCCTCCGCTGTCGCACTCGGCATCCGACCAGCACCGCCAAGAAGACGAGGAGCGCTGCGCCGAGCACCGTGCCGCCAGCTGTGACTGCTGATCTGGCTGACGGAGACAGCCAAGCGATGTCGTCAGACTCGGTACTGTCCCTGTTTACACTGTCATCCTCCCTCACAGCTGCCATTtcgtcgacatcgtctgctgtCACAATATCTGTTTCTGGTTCCACTGTAGGATCCACTGCTGCATTGACCATCTCTTTGGGCTGTGTGGCTCCTCCAGGTATGACCTCATCGTGGTCCACCATCCAGTTTTTGTGACCAGCCTCAGCTTGCTTTCCAGTACTCTGAAAATCCCAAGGAAAAAATACTTTAGCTGGCTGTGATGGTGCAAGCCAAATCATGCAGAATAAAATAGTGAGCTCCATAATATAGAGCTAAGTTGTTCAATAGAAAATTTGTACGACTCAAGTTCGGCTGTTACTTTCACTACACATAAATGAATGTGCACGTATTTTTGGCAGTGTGTGTCATTCGTGTGTTCACTCATTGTGTGTTGCTTTGATTTCCCGTTCCATATCTTGGGTTATTGCGTATCATTCATAATGTGTTCCTAGATGTGGAGAACACTCATGACAGTATACTGAGGTATAAAGGGGTTGCTTTGTGAACACTGTCCTATATCCTGTAATTACAAACATTCAGAATGGCTTAGAACAAAGAGAGGTGTGCAGCAGGGCTGTTCATTCTCCATTATTCTTCACCATACCCTTTGGTTCCATAAGTAAAGATGTCAAGGAAATGCAAAAGGAAGATCTAAAAGctataatattcatgggtgacatcACCATTGGAGTGAAACCAATATGGAGATGAGGGGAATttatatctgtggaacatcaaattcAGAGTGTCTGGGTCAACTGTGAGCAAAAAACAAGACAATTAAAACAAGTGAAAAACCCACTCCATGTAACCTACGTAGGTTGTCCCAGGTGGAATGGTTactgttcagggatatgacaagaatgatcattcgaagcacaaaaagtctagtaaacgtgggcactaaaatgtgtaccttaagaactatgagcacatgttcatcttAGCTGCTATGAAACCCATCTattgtactgaacaagtgctcatagctctttagttacaaattttagagcccatgtttactagactttttttgcttcgTATGATCATTTTTGTCATAtccctgaactcactgttcctcttggAGAAACTCTGTATGTGAAGAAGCAGAATATGAGAGTATGAATAGTTTCACTAATGTTGTGGCAAGTGAAGAAGGTGACAATGTTTAGGTTCTGAACAGGGTAACTAAAGGACACAAACTCTTCATTGTAATACGAACACTTATCTGGAATCAGATTGTTCCTCTTAACAACATAACAAGCCATGTTCGAAACTTGCTTTCTGTCCATAATGTATTGTAGTCGTAAGAAAAAAGATACATAATAAGCTCGTGTGTAATTATATACCTTAAACATGCTGTACAAATGACAGAGAGAGGAAAGTCCGAAAAAGAAGATGTAAGTATAGAACTCCAGTGGAAGTGACCATGGAAGGGAGGCTGACTATTGTGAGACTGAAAATGTTTGTAGTATTGAAGAAATACAGCAATCACCCACTTCGTTACGTAGTTTTATTTATGCAAATATGCATTTTGGAGTTCACCCATCTTCAGTTGGCATAGTACGTAATACAACTAGTATATCGTTATGAATATTGGTTGCAATATGGATGCTGCGTATGACTTGTggaaaataacaattttgttttgcAGCGTCCAAACTGCAGTTGACATCTATAACGATATACTAATGGAATACTGAAATATGTATTGCACCAAGTATTGCAAGTGGATGAAAGTCTAAAAGGTATGTTGGGATaaataacaaaatgtaaaaatgtggTTGGTTACTGTAGTTCTTAAAATAACATGATCCACAGCCACAGAGCTCAACAAACAATAAAGTGGATAAATTATTGAAGTGGGTTAGTCATGTGAAATGGATGCATCCCAACCATATTCCCCTCCAGTACTTGTAAAGGATCGTATCAGATGAAGACCAGTTGATTATCTGAAGAGAGATAACTAGACTTAAGTTAGAGACCTGGAAAGGAGAACATGGGGTGCTTTGGTGAGGGAGGAAATCACCAAGACAAACAGATGCAGGAAACTGGATCAAAAACACTGTACCCAAATTGCTGAAATGCCTTTCTGATGATTAATGGAATTATCTTGTCTAATGGTGGTGACATACAGTTTATTGAGTTGTACAGattcacaaaaatatttatattcTCGAATTATAGGTATGGATAATGGTGACCAATCATTTCAGGCATTTTCATATGTAGAACATATAGTTGGACACTACCTTTAGTCTTTCCATAGCAGCAGATCAGAAAGCTGTTAATGTATGACAGTTGTTCTGTAAGATGTATCCAAATCAAAGACATTTATCAATGCTTACTACAGCGTATATGAGATATTGGTTTGAAGAACCTCACTGGAAGCTTTAGCGATCATTGTCATCATCTTCTAATTGCAGAGTTGAACAGTGCCACTCTCATGAAATATTTGTTACTGTTATAATGTAAAACATTGTATGTCGTGAACTTGTGAGCCTTCCAAGACACACATTGTTTTACAAAGTTACAGAAACAAAAAGTAAATTATAGTGTACAGTTtacatttgggggggagggggtctaTAGCgcccttgccgcccccccccccccttgccatgtTCCCTGAATGTCGGTCATCCATAAAGGGTGAAAATACCTGAAAACATCGAAGATgtactgtgtttcaaaccagccccaggaaatcaaTCAGgagagctgcacaacaggtgggaatcaactggTAGACATTGTGAAAATTGTTGTTGAACACCTGCATCTCTtgtcatacaaaattcaaacccatcagctatTAAGACCCAGGAACATGTGTAAGCAgctgtttcgccaacactattgtcccTAGAATTGAAGAATGGACTTTATTGTAAATGTGGTTTGATTTAGTGTCGaagcacactttcatttggatgggttagtcACTGagtaaaattggcacatttggaggactgagaatcagcattttgtgattgagaagtcttttcaccctcaatgggtgacggtgtggtgtgcaatgtcctgtcactgaataattggtgcaatattccatgatggcatggtgactattgaattgtacatgaaggttttggaagataatgtCATCCCCATTATCTAGTGATGCTgaatttgacaagatgtggttcatgcaagacggagctccaccctatcgaagcaggagagtgttggaTGTCCTGTAGGAGCACAGGGGGggtcacattctggctctggggtatccagagaccactggcatcggcctcgattggccaccatattctctgattctgaacacatgcaactcctttttgtggggctatattaaagacaaggtgttcagcaataaccccaaaagcattgctgagctgaaaaacagccattcaggaggtcatctgttgaataaagtgtgtgcatgctgtagtttgtaactgattttttcttcttttttttcatgtagttcaataactgtcacattGTATGATTGTGTAAAGGTACACACGATCTGTATAAAAATGAGCCGGAAGTGGCTGAAAAACTAGTTACGAAATGTAAAGTAATACTTCATAAATGACAGCAATTTCTCTATGTTTGTAATTCAATTAATGTAGAGTCATGGTATTTAGaacaattaaaattaatttcatttgcattctgtTTGAAATTATAGTATCTAAGATTAATGAAATTTGCAGTGTCCACCACAGTTTCTTTCATAGAATTAGCCATGCAGCTTTTATCTGTTGcttcaaatttttttcttagtACTCTCTAGCACTGTTAACTGATTGGTTCATAATTTGAGTGTATTAAATgaaccaacttgactagaagaaggaatcggttgctaGGAAATGTtttaggcatcaagagatcacagagggaggacaagagatgaatacaagaagaagattcagaaggttgcagtattactcggagatgaagagacttgaacaggtcagagcagcatggagatctgcgtcaaaccagtctttggactgaagaccacaacacaacacatgACACTGTATTGCATACTATTTATCTAGCACAGTGGTGATGTGTGACTCTGTACTGTGTTTTGAAATGTCAGAAGCTATAATAGTAGCTGCAGATTGGTTTGGTCAGTGATATCTTCCTAAGCTGTTTGACAGGATCTAGGAGTAGCAGCCAAAAGTGAACTGGTAAGGGatttgttccacagcaacaacatgATAAGTTTACAGAACACCCATTTCACAAGAGTCCCAAAGCAATCATTTGCATACAGTTTTTGTCTGGCTCCAACCAAAGGAGTCAGCAGAAGAAAGTGATAGCCCACAATTTCAAAAGGATTAGTCTGCTCGTGTTATCTGTTGTGTTCTCAAATGAACCACATGCTTGGAATAAGCAGCTCCATATGTATGACTAGAAAGAACTGTCCACTATATAAACTGCTTCATATCATTGTATTTACATTGTACTTAAAAAAACACCCAATAACTCTAAGAAGTCTCGTTTGTGTTAGCACTTTCTTCTACCAACCTCTTCAGTTATCTTCTTTTCTTAAAAATGGAATGTGTGCTAATTGCTCTGAATCTGTGGAAGCAGCTTCGTATTTCATGAAAAGTATATAATGTATTCAGTAAGTGGTTTGAGAGTATATGGAGgatacatttttgaataaatcAAACTTGCATTCCTCAGATCATTATTGATGACTCTGATACCGTAAAATGTGTGCAAAATAGTTTTGTTAGCGTAGATGAACTAAGAACATCTTAATTTTCTTGCCCTGACTAGTAATTATCTTGACCTATCAGAAAAGTACCTGAGATATGCAAGTTACTATCAAGGCCTTATCTTGGTGACGATAGTAGTGTGGTGCAGTTGTTTTGGTATGAAATCTCTTGAGCTAGTTATGCATGTAAGTCAAATGAATGATACATTAAGAACAACCCTTCACCTCTGTGAATGCTGAATGCTGAGTATATAAGAATAAGGAACAAAGATATCGTGAAGAAACAGAGCTGTGTGTAGCTGAAATGACTACCACTACCCATTGAGACACACACTTCGCCTGGCTGAGCTGTGCATCCCAGACTCTCACATTGTAGGTATCCCAATACACAGCTGTATTTTCTCATTTAAAATGGAAAACATTCTACTCTGAAGCCTTCAGTTGAATATTCACTGTGTGCTTTGATACAGGCTCTGCTGCTGCAAAAAGCTTTAACATCTGAACTAAAGTGCTGTGGTACAAATCCTTTAAAAATCTCAGCTTATTGcctgaaacagtgaaacattcTCTAGCCACCTGTTTCATCAATTATAAACATATGACACATGCTCCTTTACTGTTCTCAATGTTAGTAAGATCTTGTAAGCAACTGCTTGCATTCACAGCTTGCACACTAAGGAACAGCAAAATAAGTGGGAAGAAAGCAAATTCAGTAAAAATATACACAATCGTTTTATAGAGGAACTTCCGTTCCACCCAAATTCAAATTTTGTATGGTTTGGGAAAAGACATGGTATTATCCTCTCCAATCATGTCCAATCCAAGCTTGTGTTCTGTTGCTAATTACCTTGTCAATGGGCCAACATCAAACTCTAAACTTCCTTTTACTTGTGACCAAAACAGTTACTGGGTCAAGTATCTTGAGGCTTGAGGTATGTTCATACTATTGGTTTTAATGTGTGAGCTGCTGCCTTGAGGGTTTCTTGTTGCCCTCATATATGGAAATCCCTGCATGTTATGCATAACTTAAACAGTTgacatttcagtttgtttttaaggTGTACTGGGAACTATCAATTGTTTAAATGATGTATAATATACATGAGTTGAAGCATAAGAGGACAACAAGAAATAGGAATGCACCATACTAATGCCGCAACTCTCACATTACACCAAACATCTCATAATACTCTAAGAACATACTTGAAATGGGAATTCTttcctaaaaactgttgtgcagaaAATAAAGGAATTTTAGGACTCGACAGCTTTCTCGTGGATAAAATAAAACTACATACTACTATAACTGAATTAATTATAGAAGGGCACTACAAACCTGCTGAGTAAGTTGATGGATGAGCACTGCCTGCAGTTCTGGACCATTTATTGCATTTGGCCGTACATCGTAGAAGCTGTTAATTCTGTGAACTGGATGATTGCTGGAACCTGCAGTGACTGGCTGGTCTCGGATGTCATTGGATTCCTCAGTCACTTCAGCAATGAAGAATCCATTGGGCTTGACTGGCTGAAGAACTCTGTGCCTGCTGATGTCGAGCTCAACTGTGTGGCCGGAGTGGCCAGGTATGTCTGTCTTTGGAGGATTGTTGAAGGTGGTGAAAGATGGAGGTAGTGCAGGACGAGAGGGCAGTGGTAATGCATCTGGGAAACGGAAACTACCTGTTCCTCCTGACTGTGTCTTGTTTGATTCCCTATTCTGGTCAATACGTAGTCCTGGGTGGAAGGCAATGTTATTACTATCACCTCCGGATGCGGACGGCTGTGAACTGTGAGCCGAAGTTCCATGATGTAGCCCAGTCATTATTCTTGGGTTCCGAGATGGGTCTGTCATGCTGATCTGCATCGGTTCATCGTGTGCCAGACTCTGTCCCCTCAACAACACTGGTAGCTGAGGAAGTGACTGCTTCTTCTTTCCACTAAAAATATCGGAAAGATGTTGGTGTGACGATCCCCTCTCTCTGTGCTCAATCAGCTCTTGCAGAGTCATATTGCGCGACTGCAATATCTTGGCAAGCTTGGCCGAGCCTGCCTGTGTTCTCAGCAGTTCCAGGATGTCTTCATCTGGAACGTCTTCACTGTCACTTTCTGTGTCAGAAACTACAGCGGGGACACTGCTCGGCATTATGACAACTCGACTCTTGGAGGAGCTTGCTGAGGCATTCACTCCTCCTTCACCCATTGCCTTGACAGGATCTATGGCTGGTGACTCTTGCATAATGAGTGGTACATTGACTGTTGGCATTTTTACCACCGGTTTCTCATCAACCTGACCACTTCTCACCGTTACTGTCGGAAGCTCGGTGACAGGTCTGCTTGTTGGGACTCTTTCTGCTGCCGGGGACAGTTTCACAGATGGAGAAGGTGTGCTGGATGATAGATTTGCGCCACTGTTGGTCAGACTTGCATTTACAATAGGAGTTATCTTCACTGGAAGAGTGGCCATGGCTACTTCAGATACAGTTGTTGGCACTGTACTCACAGTAAGTGTGTGTGGTGTATTTGTCTGAAAGCCTGTAATTGCAGGTATAGTGTTGACTAATGGAGGAATGGCTGTTGGTGGGCCAGAAATATTGACAGTCTGGTGAAGTGATCCTCTCttcctcgcaaatagttctgtcggTGTCGGTAGCCTGTGGATAGGGATTCTGCGGTGCTGTTGGGGTTGACGCAGCTTATCTCTGACTCTGGAGGCCGTTGTTGACTCCCCATTCTCACGCACGATGTCACCCAATGTAATGTTCTTGATCCTCAGCAGTTCTGACAGGCTTATAGGAACTGGGGTCGGTGTACTGACAGTCTCCTGATCTGAGGAATCTCTTCTCACTGTAGTAATTGTTGCAGTAATTTCAGTTGTGATGGCTGAATTTTCTGTGGTGAAGCCTGATGTGGCATTGGCTGTCTCTGAAATCTTATTCTCAGCCAGTTCTTTGTTGCTAGCACTATTGCTAAGGGACTGGGCAGTATTGACTGCCACCAGCTTAATGATTGCATCCTCTTGAAGTGCACCAGCTGTATCGCGATTGTCGTGTGATAATGTTTCAGTTTGTTCAATTCTGGAATCCTCAGTTCCCACTGTCAACACAGCTGTTTTCCCCTCACTGTCTGTCTGTGGTGCTGGTCTCACATCTCCATTGTGAACCTCACCTTTAGTCTGTTGATGCAAATTAGAAACAATACCTGCTTGAAATCTGGCAGTGCCTGTAGCTGGTGACGAGACTTCTTCTGCAACAGAACCACTATTGTCTGTGGCAGGCACCGGTAGCGCACTGTCATCAAAGTGAACTCTTGTCGATAGGTTCTGGCGCTTACGAGATCTCGTCTGATTATCACCACCATCTGGATACCCTTCACCGAAACTATCTTCGTGTGCTATGACGGTATGGTCATAAAGCGGCTGAGAGTTCTGGTATCGCAGCCTGTTGCGCCTCCTAGGTTTTGGGAAGAACGTGTCGTCATCGCCAGTGCTGTCGTGAGGTGGCGGCGGATTGCCTGCCTCCAAGAGGGGGATGCCATCACCGTGATCACGTAGAGGGACTCGCTCCAGAGGAATGGGCTCATCTTCAGGGATTCTAGCGTGGAACTGGTGTACTGGGCGCCTCCTGCGTGGTGCCAGTGGACCGATGTCCTCACTGTACAGTGACAGCCCAGCTTCTGCGTCTTCAGCACCTGCAAAAAGAATGTTGCCATTTACATCGTCCTTGGGATATCCCTCACTGTCAGCAGTATAATACAGTTAATAGAATAACAAAATTATGCCACAAGATATATCGTATCGCAGTGAAGGTAGCTAGTCTGTAGTACAGCAGATAGTGTTTGCGATGAGGCACCCAACAGGTTTCCTGGAATGATGTAAGGATTTATTCATGCCAATGTTAGTTACATATTTCCACAATCTCAGTAATGTAGGTTAGAGGTGATCAGTGGATGCAGTTAATTGCAGAGAAAGTCAGTTTCCAACCAATGAGAAATGTCCAGTACTCATGTAGGTGGTGGGGAGCAAATTGGATGCCAGTTGGTCATTTGGCTTGAGTAGATCAGGCCAGTGGGTGTGGAATT is a genomic window of Schistocerca gregaria isolate iqSchGreg1 chromosome 9, iqSchGreg1.2, whole genome shotgun sequence containing:
- the LOC126292240 gene encoding uncharacterized protein LOC126292240 produces the protein MAGRGAAACASSMLMTLLAVLLTVSAVAPPREAQAASPTRRRLLYATAGEPDVQAWRRADPAEASLEAAGSQLDSAAVTAGGALPEDEDLVFGDDVQPIRNRPRPGGKRRRRKRPRRPLPPELFDVPAPDESAPEADLPALPYQRPRPAYEEPEAEAETAAPRPRRRKLRRRPPAPALPLGAEEGAGAAPAPARYHSRYRDDELPAPRRRTRGRRPGVAAGAEDAEAGLSLYSEDIGPLAPRRRRPVHQFHARIPEDEPIPLERVPLRDHGDGIPLLEAGNPPPPHDSTGDDDTFFPKPRRRNRLRYQNSQPLYDHTVIAHEDSFGEGYPDGGDNQTRSRKRQNLSTRVHFDDSALPVPATDNSGSVAEEVSSPATGTARFQAGIVSNLHQQTKGEVHNGDVRPAPQTDSEGKTAVLTVGTEDSRIEQTETLSHDNRDTAGALQEDAIIKLVAVNTAQSLSNSASNKELAENKISETANATSGFTTENSAITTEITATITTVRRDSSDQETVSTPTPVPISLSELLRIKNITLGDIVRENGESTTASRVRDKLRQPQQHRRIPIHRLPTPTELFARKRGSLHQTVNISGPPTAIPPLVNTIPAITGFQTNTPHTLTVSTVPTTVSEVAMATLPVKITPIVNASLTNSGANLSSSTPSPSVKLSPAAERVPTSRPVTELPTVTVRSGQVDEKPVVKMPTVNVPLIMQESPAIDPVKAMGEGGVNASASSSKSRVVIMPSSVPAVVSDTESDSEDVPDEDILELLRTQAGSAKLAKILQSRNMTLQELIEHRERGSSHQHLSDIFSGKKKQSLPQLPVLLRGQSLAHDEPMQISMTDPSRNPRIMTGLHHGTSAHSSQPSASGGDSNNIAFHPGLRIDQNRESNKTQSGGTGSFRFPDALPLPSRPALPPSFTTFNNPPKTDIPGHSGHTVELDISRHRVLQPVKPNGFFIAEVTEESNDIRDQPVTAGSSNHPVHRINSFYDVRPNAINGPELQAVLIHQLTQQSTGKQAEAGHKNWMVDHDEVIPGGATQPKEMVNAAVDPTVEPETDIVTADDVDEMAAVREDDSVNRDSTESDDIAWLSPSARSAVTAGGTVLGAALLVFLAVLVGCRVRQRRRRARARSPMILNRGATLGAKRNLGGTLVLPGHKRKKQEGSQQHYLEDDFAEPPRRYYLWRTIRKTLQYK